In the genome of Populus trichocarpa isolate Nisqually-1 chromosome 6, P.trichocarpa_v4.1, whole genome shotgun sequence, one region contains:
- the LOC7479645 gene encoding WAT1-related protein At5g07050 — translation MEGNGCLGSYFQRCKPYIAMISLQFGYAGMNIITKVSLNRGMSHYVLVVYRHAFATAVIAPFAIILERKVRPKITFPIFMQMFVLGLLGPVIDQNFYYAGLKFTSPTFSCAMSNMLPAMTFVMAVLCRMEIVDIKKVRCQAKVIGTIVTVAGAMFMTLYKGQAINLMWSKHVNTQTSSATATTGSADKDWLMGSILLIIATLAWASFFILQAVTLRRYSAQLSLTTIVCFLGTLQSIAVTFVMEHKPSAWTIGWDMNLLAAAYAGIVSSSIAYYVQGLVMQKRGPVFVTAFSPLMMIIVAIMGSFILAENIYVGGILGAILIVAGLYAVLWGKYKEHKEKEAETIPEPIKENGENGHTAGMIQDIEANNDIERQRNQANNVTLQALAITLPISQAPMIAKEAPRA, via the exons atggagggGAATGGTTGTTTAGGAAGTTATTTTCAAAGATGCAAGCCTTATATAGCCATGATATCTTTGCAATTTGGCTATGCTGGCATGAACATCATCACCAAGGTTTCTCTTAATCGAGGGATGAGTCATTATGTGCTAGTGGTCTATAGGCATGCCTTTGCTACTGCTGTTATTGCTCCTTTTGCTATTATTCTTGAGAG GAAAGTACGGCCAAAGATTACATTTCCCATTTTCATGCAAATGTTTGTGCTTGGTCTTCTTGg GCCTGTGATTGATCAAAACTTTTACTATGCTGGGCTGAAATTCACTTCTCCCACCTTTTCTTGTGCCATGAGTAACATGCTGCCTGCGATGACATTTGTCATGGCAGTTCTTTGCAG GATGGAGATCGTGGACATAAAGAAAGTTAGATGCCAAGCAAAGGTGATTGGAACCATAGTAACCGTGGCTGGAGCCATGTTCATGACATTGTACAAAGGTCAGGCTATCAATTTGATGTGGTCTAAGCATGTCAACACTCAGACATCTTCTGCTACTGCCACAACTGGATCAGCTGACAAAGATTGGCTTATGGGTTCCATTCTCCTCATCATCGCTACACTTGCCTGGGCATCATTCTTCATTCTTCAG GCAGTGACACTTAGGAGGTACTCAGCTCAGCTTTCTCTTACAACCATTGTGTGCTTTTTGGGTACTCTACAGTCCATAGCTGTCACTTTTGTGATGGAACACAAACCTTCTGCTTGGACCATTGGCTGGGACATGAATCTTCTTGCTGCTGCCTATGCT GGAATTGTGTCGTCAAGCATTGCATACTATGTTCAAGGACTTGTCATGCAAAAACGAGGGCCTGTCTTTGTCACTGCTTTTAGTCCTTTGATGATGATCATAGTTGCAATCATGGGCTCTTTCATCTTGGCTGAGAACATTTATGTTGGAGG TATTCTTGGTGCTATATTAATCGTAGCTGGACTCTATGCGGTTCTATGGGGCAAGTACAAGgaacacaaagaaaaagaagcagaaaCGATCCCTGAACCAATCAAAGAGAATGGAGAGAATGGTCACACAGCAGGAATGATCCAGGATATTGAAGCTAACAATGACATTGAGAGGCAAAGAAATCAAGCTAACAATGTGACCTTGCAAGCCCTGGCTATTACTCTTCCAATTTCACAGGCTCCCATGATAGCCAAGGAAGCACCAAGAGCTTAA